The following is a genomic window from Solanum lycopersicum chromosome 6, SLM_r2.1.
tgaaacacaCATTCTCTTTagcaatataaaaaataaagaagaataaattaaaataaaataaatacatttgaCATTTAAGTTGTTATTAGAATCTTCTATCTAtagaataaaattgaataacaaCAATGTGATATGATATTTGATCTTTCAAAAGCTAGAAGTTAAATTTAAATGGTTAAAGAATGAATATGATTATCTTAAACGATGAATAACAAATACAACTATAAAATATGATTGTAAGAgtatatttattgaaataacaaatcataacaaacacataaaacctcttttttataataaaaggaaatataattttttctccatataggttataaaaaaataaaattatctatatAATTATAgatcaaattatataatttgaatatataattttactgtaaaatcaaaatgattttgatatatcaaaagctatattattttgatacttGATAACTCTTAATGTATGTAAAAAAGGAATCATTTCGAAGtgaaaatgacttttaaatatatttaagttattaaaaaaaattaaatttaaaattcatttcgAAGTGAAAATGacttctaaatatttttaagttactaaaaaaattaaattcaactTTAGATTGAATTCTTAAATTTCGAGAGGTGAACTCAAAATGAAAAATCTTAGTCtaattgatcaattttttataGGCACTTTTAAGGACTATATGTATCAATTAGAGATATCACCAAGGACCAAAATAATACAAATCCAATACATGAGGgaccattttgataatattcTTTAGGAATTAGTAACATTCTTTcttttagaaattttgaaacatTGATCCCCCAAatagttttcttcttgttgattTGCAGGTAAGGAAGCAGCTAAAGCCATGACAGTGGCAGCAGGAATTGGATACGCTTTGTTAGCTCTTGGCCCTTCTCTCTCACTCTTCATCGCTCTTATCTCAAAGAAACCCTTCTTGATTCTCACACTTCTTTCAAGGTAAACTTCCAATTCAGAGtttagtttgttatttttttgaaaatttcttcAAATTCTCAGAAAGTACAGTTATTGACAAATTTGGTGCTTTTATAGTGAGGAAAGCTTGGTGGGGTTTTTTCCTTTCATGGGTGTGACTTGGTCATTGTAAATGGGCACATATTGTTGTCATTTATTActtaaagattgaattttttttggttactgGGTGTGGTTGGTTTGTTTCATATGAGTCGAGGGTCCATCGGAAACAATATTTTATACTTTCAAAAGGTAGGGGCAAGGCTGTGCACACACTACACTCTACAGACCCACTTGTGGAATTGCACGgggtatgttattgttgttggaTGTGATGTTTGTGGTAAATGCTGACATATAGTTGTCATTCTTTGTTCATTTGATTATAATGGGAAATCTCTTTGTTGCTCTATTACTTTACTAAAGGTGACTATATGAACTACTACTCTTGTTAGTTGTTACATTTTCATCATATATGATGTTTTCTTCTGCCGTAACCGGTTTGGTGTTTTTCAATCGTGGTGTTGTTTGTGTTGTGCGTTAGCAGATTTCCATATGTATTAGTATTGTCAACTTATGATTGTCTCTTTCTACTTTGGTAGTACATTGGTATGGCTTATGAGTCTGATAGTAATGTCAGCGCTTTGGAGGGCATTCCTTCCACTAAAAACAACAGCATGGTGGCCGTATGCTATCCTCATACTCACTTCTGTTGGTTTTCAAGAAGGACTTCGTATTCTCTTCTGGAAAGTTTACAAGTAAGTCAGCCTACAACTAATGTCTTGTGTACACTCTTCTGTCTGCATTGGCTGAACAAGTTGTAACTGAGTGAAATCCATAGGCGATATAGATCTCACTATAACCAATTAGTAGTTTATTTGCAGAAAAATTGTGTGAAGAGTAGAAATGCTAAATAGAAGATAGATAAGTTGACATTATGCCATTTGAATTACTTGTAGATTTCCCAAAAACTTTTGAAGTTTCAtactcataatatttttttctcgaAGAAGTATACACATGATTGATGTGCTATGATAATGTAAAGGATTTACATATGTATTGAACTCTTACAATTTCCAGTGGAATAGATCATCAAAGTGGCGCACTCCAAATTACAATCATGTAGTAGCAAAATACAAGGTCTGTTGGGGATAAATAATGCCTCTAATTTGGAGAGCCATGTTTATGACATTTTGCACTGGAAATTATGAGTTTAACATGTATGCAAGTCGGCTCTTCACATTTTCATAGTGTAATCTAGAGAGCACCACTTTGAAGACCTCTTGCACTGGAAATTATACAAGTTCAATACCTCTGTGAGTGACCACACAGAAATCCAAGATTAGATATATTATTACTTTGATAATCATCTGAAGTAGCCTTTGACATATAGAGCCAATCCTTGTATTTCAACTAACATAGTTTCACATGGAACTGCTTGAGTAAAGAATATGTTGAAGCCAAATGAAGTAAATTACATGCAGAAGTGAATAAACATAGCTTTATTAAGATGTAAACATCCTTTTCATCAGTAGTAGATAGTCCATGTTTCCTTGCTATACTATGCTGACTTGGTGTATGGCCACTTATTGATCCCTGCCGGCTCTTTTGTCTAGGATTTATGGCCGTGCTTTCCATGTTGGAAATGATGCGTGGTTACGAAAACTAGTAAATGaggaattcaaatttatttatcagATTTATTATGAAacttaatttttctaattaaaaagtTGGTAGAATATCCCATCTACTTATATTTACGAGGACTAGACCTCAACAAGAAATCTATCCTTCTGCTCATTCCCTCTTTTTGTTTGCCTTTTTCATATTCAGCAGATTTCCTCTATTTGTTGCATCATTGCTTGACATGGTTTATATTTCTCATTTGGAAATTTGTTGCTGGTTTTGCTTGGTCACAACTATCACCTCAAAAGATTGGTTCTAATTTGTCAGGAAGAACTTTTATGACTTCCAGTACTTTTATCCTACTTTATTTGTAGCATTTACCCTTAACTTTGTATTCCATGTTTGTGTTATGTCAGGAAGCTGGAGGATTTATTGGATGCGTTTGCTGACAGAGTCTCTAAACCTCGCCTCTTTATGACAGACAAGATGCAAATTGCTCTTGGTAGAATACTGAACATTTTCGCTACATGTCTTGTAAATTCTAGTATTTagttttgatactttttctatCTCccctagaattttttttttttttataattttctttttttcactaAGGTACCTAAATGGGGAGGCTAGGGAAAATGAGTGTGGAAGACTTGTCACAATGATCTGAAAACCCCTAGGGCCTAACCTTAACCCAACCCAATAAGCGGGAAAATAAAAAGGTGGAAGCAGCTCGCCTACCCATTGAGGGTGTACCTTTTTGTTGCAAAACATGTTACATTTTAGTTTCAGAGCATGCAACAGTGCAGCAAGCtcgtactatatatatatatatatattggtccAACAAGACAGCAATTCTTAGATcgaaaacaataaaagagaaGAGATGAGATTGTAGAGAGAACATAGATACTTCCAGGGGTAGGTACAACCATTGGAGCTGCAGCTGCTATTGCGTATTAGTCGTTGGGTGCTTCTAAGATTTCACTGTTGGCGACATATTTTagcattaaaaatgaaattgttgatATCATATAACTGAAGATCCCATAGCACCATGCAACTTCTAAACCTTCTTTTCAGCTCTGCACTTAACCAATTGATCTTCTCCAGTGGAAACAGAATTGAACAAGAAAAACCTCAGCATATTTAACGGAAGCTAAAAAGGAACTTGCTAATAACTGATGCATCACTTATGCAACTTTTAGGTCTAATTGATTGACAAGTTAAGAACAATTTCCTAATAACAAAATCATCTTGATGGTTTCTGATGTTGTACAGATAAAAGGATTCTAATAATATCATGAAAACACGTCCGACCATAGGAAACTTGAAGATGCTATTAGTTGCACTCTCTCTATTGGACTGATGCAATTGAAGTTCTGTTTAGATATAGGCAGGCAAAGTGGGACTTAGTAGCTGAGATTGATGTGCTGGTTTCATTTAACCGAGTGTTAAATGGACCGAGAGACTGTCAGTTGGAAAGGAGTTGAAAGTTGAAGGAGGACAGTAAGGGATTAGGTTATTGATTGAGGAAAGGCATGTTCAATGAGATTGGGATGGAAAACGCTAGCTTTTAGAGTTTAGATGACTGAGGTTTAAGTTTTAACTGCTCTTTCTTTTTTCTGAAGGTTTAGATGTTGCTAATCTGATACTTCTATAAGCTACTTCTACTAGATGGTATCAAGTATTGGAGtgtgaaaataaaaagataaaggaGTTATCTTAAAAACTATTCTGCAGttttctctatttatacaacCCTCTTTGCCGTTTAAATTGGCAATAGATGTTCTATTAATTAGAATAAGCATTTTTAAGGGCCATTATTGTTCAATATGATTCTGAATCCGCTGAGATGTCGAAAATCATGCTGCACCCCGTGATGTTAATTGCTTGTGGCCGCTTTATCTGGGATACTATTACTGTTTGTACCCCTTTCCAGCTCCAAGTTGTTTCAACTTTCGAATATTCTTTTGATCTTTCCATTTATGGTGAAGGCAAACTACCTTACTGCTATTAGATATCTAGTGTAGTTTCTGATATTCTATTTGTTATCTGACACTAACATCTGATATGAGTTGACATGCAGCTGGGGGTTTGGGACATGGTGTGGCTCATGCTGTGTTTTTCTGCCTTGGCCTTTTGACACCTGCATTTGGACCAGCGACATACTATGTAGAGAAATGCTCAAAGATACCCTTTTTTCTTGTTTCTGGTAAGGGAATTCTGCTATTTCTGAGTTCCTCTTTTATTCTTTTGGAATTAGCTTCTGAGTACCTTGTATTATTGATCTTCAGCAAACTCTATATTTGAAAGATCTTCAGAACCAAAGTTTAAAGCAGTGAATGGAGTAACTTAGGACCATTATAAACTTCTTTGGATATCCTTACACAACTAATGAGGGACAATTGTTATCTTTAACCCTCCCGTCCCCccgtcccccccccccccttcccaaacacacacacacacacactcacactcgTGTAACCCGGTTCTAGAGCATACACGTGgactttaacattttttttaattccatgttcttttttaaatagattaaaTAGTGGGTTTATAGTAGAGAAAGACTAGTCTCAACAAGTTGAAGAGTGTCCCGGAGCATAGAGATAAAGAGAGAGTAGGCTCAACAGGCTAAAGAGTGGAAATGGAGTAGGGAGATAGTGAGAGAATAGGCTGAAGATTCAATCAAGAGAAGTGAGTGACTCAACACACTATATTGGGATAGAGAAGCCTAGAGGTGCTTGATGGCCTAAGTTGAGATATAAAACCCTACAGAGATAAAAACAAGTAGGGATGAAGTATGTGTGATGGCGAGCTTACCTAAAATTTTGGGTTCCCTTTTCTTGGGGCTGCAACTATGGTTTTAACTTAGAAAAATAGTGTAAAGTATAGTGCATGTTGCCATAGTATTGCTTACTACCTCCATATTTATGCAGTCTTAACACTATTTGGCATTTTAAATTGCAGCTATTATAGCCCTTGCCTTTGCTACCATCCACACTTTCTCCATGGTTATTGCATTCAGTGGATATGAAGAAGGAAACAAAGTGGACCAGTGTTTCGCTCCTGTTGTTCACTTAATTGCTGGCATGTTGGTAAGTATCCACATAATTGTGTATGCATACTTGAAGAGTGCAAACTAAACCTGTCGAGCAAACCAACTACTAAACTGAATGATACTACAGATCTTGTAACCGAAACTTTCCTAAATAGATCTGCTAGTTTTTTGGAGGGCTCTAGCATGAAATCAATATAGAAGCAGATAGTTTTAGCATTTGGTGTGGCTTCTGAATTATTTTGGATTAAAATGTACAAAGTCAATCATAACAGGTTACTTACATTCTTGGTTACCGAGAGTTATAGCTTCTACGTTTTTGATGCGCGAATATCTATAGTACAGGATCTCCAAAGAGGTCCATTTCTTCTTATTTCCTTGAAATCAGTGACTTGACCCATACTATTCAATGTCACTTGCTGATTTCATCTAATGTAGCACAGTTGATCGAGTTTATCAATCGTGCTTCCCTCTGTAGATTTACTATTTCGATGAAAAACTCGAGCAATGTGAGTGCATTTTTTGATTAAATGACGATTGATGATCTCTGGTTTGTTTTCAGACACTGACGAATCTTGCATTTGGAGGCTGCATGATTGGCATTCCACTCCTCTATTGTGTAGCAATCGTGACCTTGGTACATTGCGGAAAGATGGCATGGAGGAGATTGATAGAAAGCCGAAACAGGGAGGGGAACTTCAGCAATAGCCAATAAGCAAGGATAATAACCTTTTTTGTATTACTGAGAAGTGTAAGATTAGTAATTGCCAGATATATCTAATGCTTGGAGCATTTGCCAAGGGTGACTCAAAGAAGAGACTAGTAAATCTTTTGTTTTAGGcctccaaaaatatttcatagtCAACTTTATATTGGCCAAATAAATATTCGGGCCACTCAAACTTTACATGAATTTTCGTTGTAACACCTAACATTTGccttgtacctattgaacacctaatATTACAAGAATTTATGTCTATTCAATAATCGTACCTGATGTGAAACGAAATATGTTGTTTAGTTAATCTTTTTTCAGCCGGATTAGAGAAGAAAAAGGGAGAATTTCTAATAGGAAAAAGCATGAATTTCTTTTTGTGGTGATGAAGAAgataaaatgttaaaataattttttatgtcaaGTTTAAATGGCGCGTAGTATttgtattcaaaatatattgaagttcattttaacaaaaaaaattgaaaagtaaagAAAGAGACATAAATAATTTAGGACTTCCaattaaacttttcaaatttttgtacTAGTAACTAATGTTTTTTCACAAAATCTAGAGTGATAAATCACATGCATATGGCAAACATCTCAGTGAGAAGATCTAAgtctaataaaaaatttagtccataaataacataaataataagaatgaagaagaaaaaaaaagagcaatATTAAAAGTTTGACTTCAAATCTTAATTGCAAAATAGAATGGTTCCAATACTCAAATAGGTATTCAAccattttattctattttaatgatTAAAGACGACGTAAGATGATAAAgtctatttttttatgaaaaaaattcataaaatcgAAAAATTAAGGCTAGCAACTGTTATGTtgagtttaaatttgaaaaagatgatataaattaattaaataattaatgataaagaaaaaataacacgTGGCACTTTAAAACTAGTCCATGACAATGAAAACACTGCATAACGCGCTTCAGGTGCGCGGTAACAACTTAGATCACAGaatctataaaatattttacttataataatattaaataattctatTGGGACAAGCTTCGAAATTTAAGGTGtttttatgcaaatataaaataagtttaatggtatctttatgtcttttctctttagCAAATGATACATATCTGTATTTTCATTGCCTAATAAATTGTACATAATACATTAGTTCAATAATTGTCACTTCATCAAAAATAgttattcaatttaaaaaatttactttttatgtctattttatttttgctattaAGTATTATTTGTCATctaacattaaatttaataaaattaaatgataaaatagtaaattttcaatattatttattgttttaaaagaatattttaattaataactaTTATTGAACAAAGAAAGTATTTACTCATCcattttaattatcttttcatAGGTGACCcaactaaaagaaataattttcatataaaatataaattatgaagaagttatataatttttaaaaataaattatatttttaaaaaaatttaaattattgaaatcaAGCTTATCGCCAATTTTAATGTAACAgacataatttaatatatatatatatatatatatatatatatatatatatatatatatatatatacacgtggGGTACGTTCATAATTATGTGGTCCAAATGTCCAATCATTCATATGCtataaataataacaaactagtattataaaataaatatagtagctatcatttgatttatttctgtttcataacatatatctttgtcttataaatttaaaattataaaataaaatacttccCTGCCCAAatctcttttgtttttctcaatttctcgttttatataaattcaaattgcatataatttctctctttctcattttgtacaactcgattcaattgtatatttcctACCCAATCTCTTTTGCCTTACTtcttttctcgttttatacaaattcaaattgtatataatcgtcttacacacttataattatacaattcgttttatatacTTCGTTTTATATAATGCTCTGCTCAggtctctttctcgttttaaacattttattttatacaattcgcttcaattgtgtatgtatagcgaattatacatatatatttgttatgGAGGACagttatgcaaactttgctataacatataaatatgaattttatgtttgctatatgtgaaagttgtccaatataatataataccttttagtatcaaaataatatttccaccgtttaaaaaagaatatccctatttcctttttaaaaaattatttcttttcttaaactccattttaagttaaattagatcattatttttaaagggcaactttcacatataacaaataaaaaaattatatttgtatgctatagcaaaatttgcataattgcgctccataacaaacatagaaactgtataattcgctatgcATATAccgttgaagcaaattgtataaaacgaagtgtataaaacaagaaaaagaaagacattttgggcagagaactgtataaaaaataagtgtataaaacgaattgtattattatgagTGTATaaaacgattatatacaatttgaatttgtataaaatgagaaagagagaacgaCAAAAGAGAcctgacaaggaatatacaattgaatcgaattgtataaaacgagaaaaagagaaattagatacaatttgaaattgtataaaacgagaaagagagaaaggcaaaaaaaaCTAGGCAcggaaatatttttattatataattataaatgcatagaacgaaaatatattttcaagaaaaagaagTGCAACGTTTTCCCTTTGCTTCTTCGATTTTTGGCAGAGAGTTATAAAACTCTATTCAAAATTAGATAAAACTTAGTGCATGGATTTGGGGCTAATTTAGGATCATTACTTCTTAATTTGGcaaaaaacatagaaaactctgattaaataaaatatatacagcTAACACAATATTATTCTCCACGTTCCGAAAAAAAACCCTCCacgtttcattttttttaataatatataaaaaaaatatttcttttaactttcgaaaaataaaaaataataaaatattatggtGGGTGACTCACAGCTCGTAGCCTTATCTCGAGTCTTCTTAGCTGAACTGCTTTTTAAACCCATGGATAATTTT
Proteins encoded in this region:
- the LOC101249370 gene encoding gamma-secretase subunit APH1-like, which gives rise to MTVAAGIGYALLALGPSLSLFIALISKKPFLILTLLSSTLVWLMSLIVMSALWRAFLPLKTTAWWPYAILILTSVGFQEGLRILFWKVYKKLEDLLDAFADRVSKPRLFMTDKMQIALAGGLGHGVAHAVFFCLGLLTPAFGPATYYVEKCSKIPFFLVSAIIALAFATIHTFSMVIAFSGYEEGNKVDQCFAPVVHLIAGMLTLTNLAFGGCMIGIPLLYCVAIVTLVHCGKMAWRRLIESRNREGNFSNSQ